One Spirochaeta africana DSM 8902 genomic window carries:
- a CDS encoding META domain-containing protein: protein MKLSMNYLMIWSMVFLFAGSCAVQRGSDTPGKRFVPTGVFTAKQKASAAGTGGLRTMALYPEGEVRVSHDYQRTGEPPVLEFGSWEQHDGRVVVQLVGQWGSESRKYSQPTRVQLEQGADGLVVVGNDNSAFASEGLTLQLQEGQPILLDHSRWQLRELSTREGERIVLNDPAEYTLEFSEDGRLSGQADCNRFTAGYFTVGTSLYLTPVAATRAMCPEDSLSDRYLQAVNRADSFRLQDRELHLSYGNGSGTMRFILQGQG, encoded by the coding sequence ATGAAGCTGTCAATGAACTACCTGATGATCTGGAGCATGGTTTTTCTGTTCGCCGGCAGCTGCGCAGTGCAGCGCGGCAGCGATACTCCCGGGAAACGATTCGTCCCGACAGGGGTTTTTACTGCCAAACAGAAGGCCTCGGCCGCCGGAACGGGGGGGTTGCGTACCATGGCGCTGTATCCCGAGGGCGAGGTCAGGGTGTCGCATGATTACCAGCGTACAGGCGAGCCGCCGGTGCTGGAATTTGGCAGCTGGGAGCAGCATGACGGGCGTGTGGTGGTGCAGCTGGTCGGGCAGTGGGGCAGCGAGTCGCGGAAGTATTCGCAGCCAACCCGGGTCCAGTTAGAGCAGGGAGCTGATGGCCTGGTTGTGGTCGGGAACGACAACAGTGCCTTTGCCAGCGAAGGGCTGACACTGCAGCTCCAGGAAGGTCAGCCGATACTGCTGGATCACAGCCGCTGGCAGCTGCGAGAACTGAGCACCCGGGAGGGGGAGCGAATCGTCCTAAATGACCCCGCAGAATATACCCTTGAATTTTCCGAAGATGGCCGTCTGTCCGGTCAGGCCGACTGTAATAGGTTCACTGCCGGGTATTTTACGGTCGGCACCAGTCTGTACCTTACCCCGGTAGCTGCTACCAGGGCGATGTGTCCCGAGGACTCCCTGTCGGATCGCTATCTGCAGGCGGTCAACCGGGCAGATTCATTCCGCCTGCAGGACCGGGAGCTGCATCTGTCGTATGGCAACGGATCCGGTACCATGCGTTTCATTCTGCAGGGGCAGGGCTAA